The DNA segment ACGCGCTTGTTGCGGTACAGCTCCTTCCACGCGTCGCGCTTCAGCGGACGCAGGCCGTGGTACGCGCGCCCCACGTGACCGAAGCGGTCCATCTTCAGGACGTTGCCGTTGACGCGGTCCACCGCCAACCCGCGCATCACGAAGTGGTGGTCGTAGAGCAGGCCGCCCACGAACGGCGGATAGCCGTACTCGCTGATCAGCTTCGCGAGCGTCATGTCGAACGACAACTGCTCAAGCCGGCGCATGTGGTAGATGGCCAGCGTGTAGTCCATATCGAACCCGATGAGTTCGATGTGGTCCATGCGCAGGTTGCGGTTGACGAACACGTCCCGCGAATGCGGCACCTGGTCCGTGGCCTCACGTGGCGTGGTGAGCAGCCGGCCGAGCACGTCGTCGGTGAGCAAGTCCCTCGCCCGGCGGGCCGCGTCGTCGGCGCGCTCGCGACTGATGGAGGAACGGAAACTCCCGTGCAGCGGATCCACGGAGGGTCCGCCCGGGATGGGCCTGGCAGGGGAGAGTATGGGCGACACGGGACCTCAAGACATAACACGCGCCGCATGCCCTTCGCCCGCGTCCTTGCGGGCTTCGCACGGGGCTGGCACGCTCTGTCCAACGATGCGCACCCCACGTCCATCCCCGGCCTCCGCCGAGGACCTCCACGCGCGCCTGGCCGCTCGCATCACCGCGTTGGAGGACCGGGTGCGCCGTCTGGAGGCCCGACTCGCCCTGGAGGCCCGCAAGCCGCCCCTCGTCCGCACCCGGGCCAGCGCCTCCGCCGCCACCGTCCGCACCGCCCGGCCCCGGCCCCGCTGCCCTGGCTGCACCCTGGAGCTGCCCCGTGGACGGCGCGGTGAGTCGTGCGTGTGGTGTGGCTTCATGTTCGCCGCCGTGACCCGCCGCCGCGCCAGTGGGCCCAAGTCGCCCCGGAAGACCCGATGAGCGGGACGTACCGGCTCATTGGCCGCACGGAGGCAGGGGACCTCGCGGAGCTGTACGAATCCCTGCTGCTGCCCTCCATCCCCGTCGCGGTGAAGCTCTTCCTGCCGCGGACCTCCGACCCCGCCTATGCCCGTTCGCTGGCGGAGACGGTGCGGCTGCTCCAGCCCGTGCGCCACCCGGGCCTCCTCCACGTCGTGGACGTGGGCTTCGTGCGCCAGCGGCTCGCCGTGGTGCGCGAGGACGTGGACGGCTTCACGCTGGGCGTCGCGCTCCAGCGCCTCAATACGAAAGAGGTGCTGCTGCCGCCCACGGTGGCGCTGTCCATCGTCATCCAGCTGTTGGAGACCGTGCAGCTCGCGCACGACGCGGGCGTCGTCCACGGCGCCATCACCCCTGGCAACGTGCTCCTGGCCCGCGACGGCTTCCCGGCCATCTGCGACTTTGGCGCGCTCCAGGCGCTCCTGTCCGTGCCCCAGCTCAAGCGCACGTTCGCGCACCGGGGCCGCAGCGCGTACCGGGCGCCGGAAGTCACCCGCGGGGAGACGCCCACGGAGGCGTCCGACGTGTACTCGCTGGGCGCCATCGCGTACGAGCTGCTCACCCTGCGCGAGGCCGTGGTGCCGGGCAGCGGCGTGAGCACCCGCCGCGAGGCGCTGCCTCCTCCCAGCCGGTTGGATCGGCGGATCAACTCGCGGTTGGATCCGTCGATCATGCGCGCGTTGGATCCGGCGCCCCAGCGGCGCTTCCGCTCGTGCGGCGAGTTCGCCCAGGCCCTGCGTAACTTCCTCTCCGCGGGCGGTGGTCTGCCCGGCGCGGAGGAGGTGGCGCGCTTCGTGTCGGAGCTGTTCCCCAACGAGGTGAGCATCGCGGCCCCCGGGCCCGTCCCGTTCGCCGAGCCATTTCAACTGGAGGCCGTCTCCGGCGCGGAGATGGAGGACCTGCACGCGGAGGAGTACGAGGCCTCCATCGTCCAGCGCGCGCCGTACAGCCGCGCGCCCACGGAGAAGGAGGCGTCCGCCGAGACGCAGGAGGCCGCGCCCGGCTTCGAGGAGTTCCGTCCTGAGGACTACGCGTCGGATGACGACGCCCCCCTGGACGACGAGCCCGAGCCGGCAGGTGAAGTGCGGAGCACCGAACTTTCGCCCGCGGGGCCGTTGGAGCAGGGCTGGGACGCACCGCCCGGTGTGCTCGCGCAGAAGTCCCGCCGCCCGGACAGCCCGGCGTCAGCGCGCGCGGGACGCAATCCTCGCGTGAAGGTCATCGAGGACTTCTCCGGACCGCCGCTCGGGGACGACGAACCGCCCGTGCCCACCGGCCGCCGCGCCGCCATGCGCCCCGGGCCGGCCCTCGGGGACGACGAACCGCCTGTGCCTACCGGCCGTCGCGCCGCCATGCGTCCCGCCCAGTCCCCGGGAGCGGAAGAAGAACCGCCGAAGCGCCCGGCCCTGCGCCCCGCGAAGGGGGCCGGGGGCAGGGCTCCCGGCCAGGAGACGGCGATCCTTCCTGCTGGCGGTGGCGCACCTTCGGCACCTGCTGCCGCTGACGTGACCGTGCTCCGCCAGCAGAGCCGGGGCCGCGCAGAAGCCACTGAAGCCCTTCCCGCCGAACCCCGCTCGGAGCGCCGCATGGCTCCTCCAAAGGCGGAAGGCCGCGTGCGCTCCGACATGGCGGAGCCCGCGCCGTCAGACCGGCACCTGCCGGTGCACCAGCGCTTCGACACGGTGGAGACGCCGCGCGTGGACGCGGTGGCCGCCGGCACCCGCCGCAAGCGACTGCTCTTCATCGCGGGCGGTATCGCCCTGGTGGGCCTGTTCATGTTCGCCGTCGCCGCGTGGCGGCTGGGCCTGGAGCAGGTGCAGGAACCGGAGCTGCCCCGCTACGACCCGAACGCCCCCGCGGCGAACGGCACGCAGACGCCGCCCGCGAACCCGTCCGCGCTCAAGCCCATCGCGCCTCCACCGCCCGCGCCGCCGGCCAACCCGGGCGCGCGGGACATCGAGGACGAGGACGTGGACGAGGACACCGCCGAGCCCGGCGTTCCTCCCAAGAACCAGCGCGCGTTCCTCACGCTGCGCACGAACCTGCCGGCGAACGTCTTCATCGACGGGGCGAAGGTGCGCCGCGCGACGCCGCTGCTGAACTACCCGGTCCGCGCGGGCACTCGCGACATCCGCGTGGTGGCCATCTCCACCGGTGAGCAGAAGGACTTCCAGCTCCGCTTCTCGCGGGGCCAGCACCAGAAGCTGGACGAACAGTTCCAGCCTCCCCCCACCAGGCGGTGAGTTTCGTGGAGCGCACGCGCATCTTCGTCGTCGAGGACCAGCCCCAGCTCCTGAAGAACCTGGTCAAGGTGCTGGGCACCTTTCCGGAACTGGAGGTCGTGGGCACCTCCCAGGATGGCGAGCAGGCGGTGGACGACATCGTCCGCGAACGCCCGCAGCTCGTCCTGCTGGACCTGGAGCTCCCCAGCCTCAACGGCATCCAGGTGACCCAGAAGGTCAAGCGCCGCGCCCCGGAGGTGGAGATCCTCATCCTCACGTCCTTCGAGGACGAGCAGAAGGTCTACGAGGCCATCCAGGCGGGCGCGTCCGGCTACCTGGTGAAGCGGGTGGGGCCGGAGAAGATCCGCTCCGGCATCCAGGAGGTCATGGACGGGGGCACCGTGCTGGAGCCCATCATCGCCCGGCGCTTCTGGAACTACTTCCAGTCCATCCAAGCCAGGCCCGCCCAGAAGCCCGCCGAGCTGCCCTGGGGTCTGACGGACGTGGAGCTGGACGTCCTTCGCTACGTGGCCAAGGGCCTGTCCAACGCGGAGGTGGGGCGGGTGATGACGCTGGAGCGGCGCACGGTGCGCACGCACCTGTCGCATATCTACCGGAAGATGGGCGTCAACTCCCATGTGGACGCGGTGGTGATGGCCCTGCGTCAAGGTGTCGTGGATCTCTAGCCGCGCCGTGGTTACGGTGTGGCACCTATGTCCAAGGCATCCCCGCGGTCCACCGCGGTGCGCGCGGTGGACCCCACGCTCGCCGCACTCTTCGACGTTCACGAGGCAACCCTGCCCAACGGCCTCAAGGTCCGCCTGCTGGCGAACCATCAGGCCCCGGTGGTCAGCCTCTACACCTTCTTCCAGGTGGGCAGCCGCAACGAGCGGCCCGGCATCACCGGCATCAGCCACCTGTTCGAACACATGATGTTCAACGGGGCGAAGAAGTACGGCCCCAAGATGTTCGATAAGACGCTGGAGTCCAACGGCGGCCGCTCCAACGCGTACACGTCCAATGACATGACCGTGTACTACGACGACTTCAGCGCGGACGCGCTGGAGACGGTGCTCGACCTGGAGTCGGACCGGATGCGCTCGCTGCGCATCTCCGACCAGACGCTGGCCAGCGAGCGCCAGGTCGTGATGGAGGAGCGCCGCGTCCGCGTGGACAACGAAATCCCCGGCATGATGGACGAGGAGCTGGGCACGCTCGTCTACAAGGCGCACGCGTACCGTTGGCCCGTCATCGGGTGGATGGCGGACATCGAGAACATCACGCGTGACGACTGCCAGGAGTACTTCCGCACGTACTACGCGCCCAACAACGCGGTGCTCTACATCGTCGGGGACATCGACCCGAAGAAGACGCTCGCGCTGGTGAAGCGCTACTACGGCAACATCCCGCGCGGCCCCTCGCCCGCGTCGGTGCTCAACGCGGAGCCGGAGCAGAAGGGCGAGCGCCGCGCCGTGGTGCGCCACCCCGCGCAGTCGCCGTCCGTGATGATCGGCTACCGCGGACCCGCCGCCAGCAACGAGGACACGCTGGTGCTGGACGTGGTCCAGTACATCCTCACCAAGGGCGAGGGCAGCCGGCTGGTGAAGTCCCTCGTGTACGACCAGAAGGCCGCCGTGTCGGTGATGCTCGACTGGAGCTGGCGCATCGACCCGGGGACCATCCTGTTCTACCTGGAGCTCAAGCCGGACTCCGAAGCCGCGAAGGTGGAGGCCCTGCTGTACGCGGAGCTGGAGAAGCTGGCGCGCGAGGGCGTCACCGAGAAGGAGCTGCAGAAGGCGAAGAACAACCTGCGCGCGGACCACCTGCGGGAGCTGTCCACCAACAGCGGCCGGGGCCACGCCCTGGGCCACTACGAGGCCCTGCTGGGCGACTGGCGCGAGGGCCTGTCCCTGCCGACCTTCTACGCGTCCGTCACGGCGGAGCAGGTGAAGGCCGTGGCCGCGAAGTACTTCGCCCCCGAGCGCCGCTCGGTGGTCACCCTCCATCCCGAAGCCGGCGCTGAAGAGGCCGGTGACGAAGCGGCGGAGGCGTAAACCATGGCCTCCCGAAAGATCGCCAAAGTGAAGAACACCGTCCGCAAGGCCGCCAAGGCCGTGCGCAAGCAGGCCACCGCCGCGCGCAAGAAGGTCGCGCAGGTGAAGAAGGCCGTGCCGGCCCGAGCCAAGAAGCTGGTGAAGGCCGCGACGGCGCCGAAGTCCGCCGCCACCGGCGAGCTGAAGCTGCCCGCGCTGCATGAGAGCACCACGTCCACGGGCCTGAGGGTCATCGCCGCCGAGCGCGGGCCGCTGCCGCTGGTCTCCGTGCGGCTGGTGATGCGCGCGGGCGGCGTGTGGGATCCGCAGGGCAAGGACGGCCTGGCGGACTTCACCGCGCGCCTGCTGCGCCGGGGCACGAAGCGCATGGACGCGGATGGCATCAGTGAAGCCATCGAGTTCGTGGGCGCCAGCCTCTACGCGGGCGTCAACGAGGACGTGCTGTCCGTCTACCTCACCACGCCGGCGGAGCACTTCTCCGCGATGCTGGACGTGCTGGGGCAGGTGATGCGCGAGCCCACGTTCCCGGAGAAGGAGGTCGTCGACGCCCGGGAGCGCGCGCTGGCGCAGTTCGCCAACGACCTGGATGATCCGTCCTCCATCGCGGACCGCGCCTTCACGCGCGCCATCTGGGGTGACCATCCGTACGGGCGCGACCTGGGCGGCAACAAGCGCACCGTGTCCACCTTCACCCGCGACGACCTGGTCCGCTTCCACGCCGAGTGCATGGGGCCCCGGATCTCCCTGCTCACGGTGGTGGGCGCCATCGACCCGGCGACCGTGGCCGCGGAGGCCGAGCGCGCCTTCGCCGGCTGGACGGGCGGCCCCGACGCGGACCCGATGCTGCCCCGCAAGCAGGAGCCGCTGGCGAAGGCCGGGACGGTGCTGCTGGTGGACAAGCCGGACCAGACGCAGTCCCAGGTGCGCCTGGGCGGCCCCGGCTTCTGGCTGGGCCACGAGGACTACTTCCCGGCCACGGCGATGAACATCGCGCTGGGCGGAGGCTTCACGTCGCGGCTGATGAACGAGATCCGCGTCAACCGGGGCCTCACCTACGGCGTCAGCTCCTACTTCGACACGATGAGCGCGGGCGGCATCTTCGCGCTGTCCACGTTCACGAAGACGGCGTCCACGCGGGTGATCATCGACGTGGCGCTGAAGGAGATCCACGGCGTGCGCGACGGCGGCCTCAAGCCCCGCGAGCTGAAGGACGCCCAGAGCTACCTGGCCGGCCTGTATCCGCTGCGCACGGAGACCAACGAGTCCGTGGCCTCCGTCATCGCGGACATGCGCATGCACGGTCTGGGCGATGACTGGGTGGAGAAGTTCCGCGACCGGCTGCGCGCGGTGACGCCCAAGGACGTGGCCGCGGCGTCGAAGAAGTACGCGTTCGCGGACCGGCCCGTTATCGTCGTGCTGGGCAAGGCGTCGGAGGTCAAGCCGCTGCTGGAAGGGCTGGGTCCCATCACCGTCGTGCCGGCGTCGGACTACGAATGAGCGGTGACGTTCCCCGCGTCCTCTTCGAGGGCGCGGGCGTGATGGTGGTGGACAAGCCGGCCGGGGTGCTCGTCATCCCCGGCCGCGAGGGCGGCGCGTCCCTGCGCGACACGCTGGAAGCCCACCTGGGCCGCAAGGTCTACGTGGTGCACCGGTTGGATCGCGACACGTCCGGCGCGCTGGTGTTCGCGCTGGACGCGGACGTGCACCGCGCGCTGTCCCAGGCCTTCGAGGCGGGCAAGGTGCGCAAGCGCTACCGCGCCCTGGTGGAGGGCCGGCTGGAGGCGCCCCAGATGGTGGACGCGCCGCTCGTCGCCGGCCGCAAGGGGCGCATGCGCGTGGCGAAGCCGGAGGAGCCGGACGCGAAGCCATCACGCACGAGGGTGCGCCCGGTGGAGACCTTCGCGAGCGCGTCGCTGGTGGAGGCGGAGCCGCTGACGGGCCGCACGCATCAGATCCGCGTGCACCTGCTGTCCCTGGGGCATCCGCTGCTCGTGGACCACCAGTACGGCAGGGAGGCTCCACTCACGGAAGGCGACCTGGGAGGGCAGGGGGCCCAGGAGGTGCTGACCCGGACGCCGCTGCATGCGGCTCGCGTGGAGTGGCCCGCGTTGCCCGGGCTGCCAGCGCGCGGAGTGGATGCGCCGCTGCCCGCGGACATGCAGCGCACGTTGGAGTTGCTGCGCGCGGCGGGGTGAGGCGCGGCGCTAGGGGGACGGCTCCAGCCGGAACGTGTTGGAGTCGCCAGTCACTCCGAAGCTGTCCATCGCGGTGATGTGCACGTTGCCCGCGGGCGCGGTCAGGACGACGTTCGCGTTGCACACGCCGACGTCGCAGGGGCCGATCTTGGTGGGCGACACCGTGCCGCGCGACGCGCTCAGCTCCACCGAGCCCTGGAAGTGCCCGGCCCTCGGGCCCTGGGCGCGCACCGTGATGGCGAAGGACGTCCGGCTCACGCGCGTGCCTTCGATTTCGTCGAAGCTGAAGCCCGTGATGTCGCCCTCGCGCATCGGCACATCCGGCCCGGGGCCCGCGTCCACCTGCTGGCCGCCGTCCGTGGTGTCGACCCCGCCGTCGAAGTCGCTGTAGATGGGCCCCGCGTCGGTGAGGATGAGGATGCCCCCGTCCTCGGTGAGGGGCGGTTCGGTGACTTCCTGTCCCGGAGGACGCAGGGTGAGGGCGCCTTCGGCCACCGCCTCGCGCCCGTCATCCAATTGCAGCCGCACCGCGTGCGCGCCCGCGCCCAGCCCCCGGGGCACCGTCACGATGGCGACGCCCGCCGGGTCGAAGCGCGACACCGTCGCTTCCTTCTCATCCATCCAGATGCGGCCTGAACCCATGCGCGCATCCACCTTCTCCGCGCCGTAGTCCACGGCCACGCTGTAGCGCGCGTCGAACCGCACGGTGACGTCTTCGTCCTTCGCGTTCACCGGCAGCGTCGAGGGCTCCACGCCGACGATGGTGGGCGGAGGCAACGGCTCCGGGGCGCCCGTGCAGGCCCACGCCAGCGCCGCCATCCCCACCGCGGCCAGGCCCGCGCGCATCACGGAACGAACCTCAGCCCCGCGGACACGGACACGCCGCCCATCTCGGCGCGCAGCGATGGTGTCTCCACCGGAGCCAGGGCCGCGCGCACCTCCGTGAGGATGCTCCAACGGCCCAATCGATAGGCGCCCTGCGCGGCCAGGAATCCCATGGCGCGCACTGTGCGCTCATCCACGGCGTCAGGAAAGACGTCCCCGGTCCCAATGCCTTGCGTCGACAGGTGATGGCTCAAAGCCAGCACTCCGCCGCCTGCACGGCCGTCCAGCTGAAAGGAACCCAGTTGGAAAAGGGTGACCCGCGCGGACAAAAGCAGGGGAATCGCCCACACGCGCGAGCGCACCTCCGTGTCTCCCTGCTGTCCGTCCAGGCTCGCGTGACGCAGGCCCACCTCCGCCTCCGCCGCCACGCGCCAGTGCCACACCGGCAGCGGCACGGAGACGCCCAGCCCCAGCAGTGGCCCACCATTGGCGCCGCTCGCGAACGCGGCGCCGCCCAGGAGGAACAGCGACTTGAGTCGCGATATCGGGACCTGGACCCCGTGCGCCGGGAAGAGTTTGGTGTTGTCGATGATCACCCCCTCCGCGGGCCGTGCGGCGGCGGGCTTCACCGCGCCCTGGAGCATCACCGCGTCCTTGGTGGGCGCATCACTCCAGCGCACGGTGACGGATACGTCCGTCGCGTCCGCGCGCGGCTGTACCGTGTAGCGAGCGCGTTCCGGGTCCACCGACTTCACGGTGGCGCCCTCCGCTTCCACGGTCAGCTCCGAGGCGGAGAGCCGCTCCTCGTCACCCGCGATGATCAGCCAGCCACCGCCCTCCGCGGGCAGCGGATCCGGCGTGAGCGCGGCGACGAGCGGACGCGCGGCGGGCACCTCCAGCGACGCGCGGCGATCCGTGGTGAGCGTGCCCCGGGTCGCGAGCACGCGCGCCTCCGTCGCATCCGGCGGCACCTCCACGGGCACCTGTGCATTGCCGTGCCCGTCCGCCTTCACCGGGCCGAAGCGCGCGTCGCCCACCACGACCACCACCTCCGCGCCCGGCGCCGTGGACACGTCCAGCGTGGTGCGTCCCAACAGGGGCAGCCGCACGGTGGTGACCTCCGGCGCGTGGCCGTCCTCCACCCAGAACGCGAGCACCGCCCACAGCGGGTAGCGCACCGGCGGAGGCTTCCAGTGGAAGACGCGCTCGGCGCCGCCCTCCACCCGCATCTGCTCCCAGGTGCCGGAGGAGGCCGCCGCGCGCACGGGGCCGGCGCCCTTCGGCACCCGCACCCGCACCTCCACGGTGACGTCCTCCCCGAGCACCAGGCGCCCGGGAGTCGCCTCCACCTCCGGCGGTTCCGCCCGTGCGACGGCGGCCCCCAGCATCAGCAGGCAGACAGCGAGATGGAGCGGCGGACGCATACGGGAAACCCAGCCTCCCAGTTGACCGCCGCTCCGGCCTCCGGGTCAATCCCCGGAAGGCAGGGAAATCTCAGCAGCGGCCTCCGAATCAGGGGGCAGCTCGGCCTGGGGCTTGTCCGCCGGTCCGGTGTGCTTGTTCGTCGGCGGACTGAAGACAGGCCTGTCCGCCGGAACGCCGCCCCGGCCGTGCACCAGCGTCTTGGTGTCCGTGCGGAAGGTGAGGTCCACCTTGTCGCCGCGCACCGCCGTCACCAGGCCCACGCCGAACGTCGGGTGGTGGAGCACCTGATCGACCTTGTAGGTGTCCTTGGGGCTGTACTTGGGCGCGCTCGCGAGGTCCTTGCCCGCCAGCTGCTCGTCAAAGGAGATGACCACCTTCTCCGCGCGGGTCGAGCCGCCGGAGGATGCGGCGCGAGGGGCGCGGGTGGACGCCTTGGTGGGGCGGTCCGTGACGCCCGCGGTGCCCCGGAACGCGTGGTCCCCGCCGCAGGTGTTGCAGCGGACGCGCACGATCTTTGGACCGACCATCGCGAGGATGGTGTGCGCCAGGTTCATCTTGCAGCGGGTGCACTGGGCATCCACCTCGCCGCCGACCTTCTGAGTAGCCATGCTGTCGTGTCGCTCTGGCCCGGCAACTCCCCTGAAGGGCGCGCCGGGCGTGGAAGTAAAGAGGGCCGCGCAACATAACGGCCGACCCCAGGCGGAGGAAGCCCCATCGCATCCCACCTGCGCGTCGCGTGGGAGCCCCCCGGGCAACCAGCCGATGGAGGTGGGGGTGGGATGGGCCCGCGCTCAGTTCCCTTGTGCCGCCGTCCGGAGCACGTAGAGTCGCCCGCCTGAACGCATGACCACCGAGACCCCCAGCAAACCCAACCGGTTCACCGGCGCCTTCACCCAGTCGGTGGAGGGCCTCGGCAAGGGCATCATCGACGTCATCAGCAGCATTGGCGGCGTGGTCGCGCTGGGCCTGGACGTCTTCCGCTGGAGCGTGCGCCGCCCGTTCCGGCTGAATAACCTCTTCACCCAGCTGGACTTCGTGGGCGTGGGCTCCATCTTCATCGTGGGGCTCACCGGCACCTTCACCGGCATGGTGTTCGCCCTCCAGACGTCCACCGCGTTCGCCCTGTTCGACGCGGAGAGCCTCGTGGGCCCCACCGTGGCCCTCACGCTCACGCGTGAACTGGCCTCCGTGTTCGCCGCGCTGATGGTCACCATGCGCGCCGGCTCCGCCATGTGCACGGAGCTGGGCACCATGCGCGTCACCGAGCAGGTGGACGCGCTGGAGACCATGGCCGTCAACCCGGTGCAGTACCTGCTGGTGCCCCGGGTGCTCGCGGGCCTGTTCATGGTCCCCGCGCTCACCATGCTCTTCAACACCACGGGCATGTCGGGCGCCTACGTGGTCGCCGTCTTCGGCCTGGGCATCTCCCCCGGCACGTTCCTGTCACGCACCCAGCAGTGGATGGCGCCAGCGGACATCTACGAGGGCCTGCTCAAGGGCGCCATCTTCGGCCTCTCCGTGGCCCTCATCTGTTGTTACAAGGGCTTCAACGCGTCCGGCGGCGCCAAGGGCGTGGGCCAGGCCACCACGGAGGCCATGGTGTCGAGCGCGCTGGCCATCTTCATCCTCGACTTCATCGTCGGCATGTTGATGCACTGATGGGCCCCCAGACTCCGCCCGGATCCGCGCGGGCCATGATCGACATCGTGGACCTGCACAAGACGTTCGCGGGCAACAAGGTCCTCACCGGCATCAACCTCACCGTGCCCGCGGGCAGCACCTGCGTCATCCTGGGCGGCTCCGGCTCCGGCAAGACGGTGTTGATGAAGCACATGATCGGCCTGCTCAAGCCGGACAGCGGCCAGGTCATCATCGACGGGCAGGACATCGTCCCCATGAGCGTGGAGGGGCTGCAGCAGGTGCGCCGCAGCTTCGGCATGGTGTTCCAGGCCGCCGCGCTCTTCGACTCCATGACGGTGTTCGAGAACGTCGCCTTCCCCCTGCGTCAGCACACGTCGCTGCCGGAAGACGCCATCCGCGAGCAGGTGCGCAAGCGCCTGGACCTCATGGGCCTCAAGCGCGAGGTGGAGGGCCGCTTCCCCGCGGACCTGTCCGGCGGCATGCGCAAGCGCGTGGGCCTGGCGCGCGCCGTGGTGCTGGACCCCAAGGTCGTCCTCTACGACGAGCCCACCACCGGCCTGGATCCCATCACCACGGACTCCGTGGACGACATGATCCTCACCGCGCAGAAGGAGTTGGGCGTCACCAGCGTGGTCATCAGCCACGACATCGCGTCCGCCTTCAACGTGGCCAACCAGATCGCCTTCCTGTCCAAGGGCGTCATCGTGGAGCACGGTTCGCCGGAGCAGCTGCGGGCGTCCCAGCACCCGGCCGTCCAGGTCTTCCTCCAGACCTGGTTCGGCAAGAACTAGGACATGGGGGTAGGGAAACCGGTCCCCCAAGGATTCCAGCCCTTCATGAAAAGCTGGCACCCGGCATGCAAATCGTTAGAGTCGCGCGCGGCCGGTGGTAGCGCTCGGAGTCACATCAGGTGAAGAAGCTCGTCACGCCCTTCCGTGTTGGCCTGCTGGTCCTCGCCGCCGGTGGTTTCCTCATCACGTTCGTGTTGTTCGCCACGAAGGGCGGACTGAGCGACAGAGACTCCACCAAGGTGTGGGCCTACTTCCGGGATGCGTCCGGCCTGGCGGTCCGCGGCCGCGTGCAGATCGCCGGCATTCCCGTGGGCGAGATCAGCGAGATCAGCCTGGAAGGCACCCGCGCGAAGGTCTGGCTGAAGATCCGCAAGGGCGTGGACCTGCGCCAGGACGCCGCGGTCACCAAGCGCTCGGAGTCGCTGCTGGGTGACTACCTGCTGGACCTGAACCCCGGCACGGAGCAGTCGCCCGAGCTGGAGAACGGCGGGCAGATCCGCCGCGTCATCGACACCCAGGGCGTGGAGGCCGTCTTCGAGTCCCTGTCGCAGATCACCTCCGACATCCAGCAGGTGACGGGCGCGCTGCGCGAGGTGCTGGGCGGCGAGAAGGGCGCGGGCAGCCTGGAGCGCATCGTGGAGAACCTGGTCCGCCTGTCGGACTCGGTGGACGCGACGGTGCGCCGCAACACGGACCGCCTGGACACCATCATGGCGAACGTGGAGGGCGTGTCCTCCGACGTGCGCGCCCTCACCCAGGGCAACGGCGCGGAGGTGACGCGCATCGTCACCAACGTGGAGCGCATCACCCAGGACGTCCGCGAGGTGCTGGGCACCGTCAAGAACATCGTGGGCAGCGGGGAAGGGGAGTTCAAGGAGAGCGTCTCCAGCCTCAAGCAGACGCTGGGCCGGCTGGACAACACCCTGGCCAACCTGGAGGACATCACCCGCAAGGTGAAGGACGGCGAGGGCGCCGCCGGCGCGCTGCTCACCGACGAGCAGCTGGGCCAGCGCCTCAGCGAGGCCGTCACGGACGTCAGCGAGTTCGCCACCCGCCTGAGCACCCTCCAGACGGAGGTGGGCCTGTTCAGCAGCTACCTGCTGTCCCAGGGCGCGTCGAAGAACGGCCTGACGCTGAAGC comes from the Corallococcus exiguus genome and includes:
- a CDS encoding ABC transporter ATP-binding protein, which gives rise to MIDIVDLHKTFAGNKVLTGINLTVPAGSTCVILGGSGSGKTVLMKHMIGLLKPDSGQVIIDGQDIVPMSVEGLQQVRRSFGMVFQAAALFDSMTVFENVAFPLRQHTSLPEDAIREQVRKRLDLMGLKREVEGRFPADLSGGMRKRVGLARAVVLDPKVVLYDEPTTGLDPITTDSVDDMILTAQKELGVTSVVISHDIASAFNVANQIAFLSKGVIVEHGSPEQLRASQHPAVQVFLQTWFGKN
- a CDS encoding MlaD family protein, whose product is MKKLVTPFRVGLLVLAAGGFLITFVLFATKGGLSDRDSTKVWAYFRDASGLAVRGRVQIAGIPVGEISEISLEGTRAKVWLKIRKGVDLRQDAAVTKRSESLLGDYLLDLNPGTEQSPELENGGQIRRVIDTQGVEAVFESLSQITSDIQQVTGALREVLGGEKGAGSLERIVENLVRLSDSVDATVRRNTDRLDTIMANVEGVSSDVRALTQGNGAEVTRIVTNVERITQDVREVLGTVKNIVGSGEGEFKESVSSLKQTLGRLDNTLANLEDITRKVKDGEGAAGALLTDEQLGQRLSEAVTDVSEFATRLSTLQTEVGLFSSYLLSQGASKNGLTLKLIPKPDKYYLLEIIDDPRGSVSTQVVQTNPPSEGDPVIQTQKVTRESFKVSLQFAKRYYFTTLRVGLIESTGGVGADLHLFDDVLTLKMDAFNFTADELRYPRLRAMLKAQAFDHLYVMAGMDDILNARQRDAATRRLIAGRDFFFGAGFFFTDDDLKSLITATGIPTF